The DNA region CCAGTTCAAATACCAGTCATACCCTCAGACATAGTTTTAGGTGTATTTGCTAAAAAATTAACTGCTGTTGTTAAATACATATCTAACATTATTTTTTATCCTCCTTTCTTTCAATTTCTTTTTTCTTTTTTTCCTTGAATTTGTTTATTTTTTTGAGAAATTGATAAACCAATTCAAGCAAAAACCCCTAATATAATAACAACACTAAATATTGTCGTTAATTAAGTTGGCATATTACATCTCCTCTCTAAAAATATCGTGTCACGCTTTGCGTGTTCGCTACGCTCAAAATAAACAATATTGAATAAATTACCGCTAATAAATTACTCGGATAATTTATTCATTTTCTTTTACATTATTAATTACTATTTTATTTACAGTATTAATAACAATATTTTTTCGATATTTAATTACTAAGGACCGCAAAATAAAATAATGTTTCTTTTCAATAAAAAACAACTCCTTTCAAAGTTGATTTGTTGTACTTCGATTACAAAATGCATAATTAGTATTTTTTACTTTAATAGAAGTTTATAATTCTGCTGTTTTTGGGGTATCAGCAGCCATTGTTATTTGACCTAAATTAGGTACTGTAATAACTGTTGATAAAGCGAGTTTACCAATAATATAGTCAATCGGAACTCGATAAGTTTTATTTAAATTATTAATTGCTTGCGTAATTTATGATTGAGTTGGTTGTCTTTCTAAAATAATTTTACATGTTTTTGGATATAAAATTGTTGGTGTTGCATATTGAACTTTACCAATTCACTTAGGGTTATCAGTATCATTATCTAAAACTTGTTAAATAGTATCCATATTAATTGGATATGCTCAAACTTACTTATTAATAATTAAAACATTTACATTAGTAAAATCATAACCTTTATCACGATTAACTTGTCCTTTTGTATATGTTTTTTCTAAATGAAAACTTTTATATACTGGGATACCCATTGCTTTATTTTCATATAATTGACCATTTACCATTGCTTTTAATTGAGCTTGTGAACAAATTACTTTTAAATAAGCAGGTGTTAATCATAAATATCCTCTTCGTCCTAAAACCATAAACATTTTATCATTTGGTAAACCAAAATATAAATTACTAATTTGATTTGTTAATTCAATCAATGTTTAATTTAATGTAAAAAAAGCACAATTAGCACCATCAGCATTATCTGCTGTATAACTACGAAATGGAATTACTTCATATTGACCATCTGCTAAACAATAATCATAAATAGCCTGAATTAATTCACATTCTAAATTAACAAATTTATTTTGTACAACACTAGAAATAGCATCAGCAATAACACCATTTTTAATATTTTTGTTCTATTAATGCTAAGTAAAATGCTTCATTCATTAATTTTAAATTAAATCTTTTATCAATAGGAACTGGAATTCTTGTTAATTCCATAGTTTGAGTTGTTCCACCATTTGGTAATGAATAATCATTTTGTCATACCACACGATGAGTTAAATTATATAATGCTTGTCCTGCATTTGGTAATCAAGCAACTTCTTCAGCAGTTGCTGTTGCATACTGCATAATACTTGCATATTCATTATATAAAGGCTACGCAATAAAGCATTAAGCATATCAACATCGCTTTTTGATTTGTTGTATTACCTTTTAATGTAAAAGGTACTTGTGGCAAATTAATTGTTGCCATAATATTTCACTCCCTTATTATCTAAGGTTTTTAAGTGTAAAATCAGTTAATTTTTTAATTTCATCAGGTGTATATTAGCAATGAAATATATTAACTTATAGTATTTATTATTACAAATTATATTGTATTAGCAAAATAATATGATATTATTACCTTAGTTAAATAAAAAAAAATAAACAGACATTATTCTTATTAGTAATTGTATATCAATAAATAATAATTTCAAGTAAGAGATATTAAATCTCTTTTTTATATTTACTTTTTATTAAACAGCGGAACAGGAAAGACTAGAGCTCTCACATAGGTTTCCCGACCTAACATCTTAGCAGAATATTCTCTTGTCCATTTTGAGTACTGTCCCATATTTAAATACTTAATTTTATTATAACACTTTTATATTGTTTGTTTAGTAATTATATATAAAAAGTATTATATTACTAAAATAATAGTGTAAAATAAAGTTAACAGTTTATACTTTTAACAAAAAAGTAATTTACGGTTTTTTCTTTCCGCCTTAAAAAAGATTTATGCTGAATTGTTATTCGAACAAGAATAAAAAAAGAGAGGTTTATAAAAATGGCAATTACAAAATAACAATTAATTTAACAAGGTTTAAATGAAGAAATCGCAGATAATATTTTAAATGAATTTCATAATGAAACAAAACAAATTATTTAGGGAATACAAAAAAGAAAAGATACTATTTCAAAAGAAGACTATTTAAAAGTTGCTAATGAATTATATGAATCAAAAGCATTTAAAGATGTTCAATCTACTAAAATTGAAGATATTAAAACTAATTTAGAAAAAGTTAGTGGTAATTATTTAACTGAAAAATGCAAACTTTAAAAGAATTAAAACCTGATTTGTTTGTACAAGAGCAACCATCAGTTTCACCAACTAATTTTATTAAAGATATGATTGAAAAATCTACTGAAAATAAAAATGATGAAATTGAAACTATTAAAGAAAAAGGTGCATATACCCCCTTAAAACAAGTAATTAAGGTATTTACAATTACTTATATTTTATTGTATAATTTAATTAATAAATAAAAAGGGAGAATACAAATGAATAATTTAAATAAACGTGTAATTGTTTTTATGGTCTTTGGTTTTTTAACTTTACCAATTTTAATAGGCATTCCATTATTAATTTACGGTATTATTTTATTTAGTCAAAAAAATGAAATATAAAAGATATAACTAAAAAAATCTGAATTTACACAGTAATTATTTTTTTTAATTATTGGAATTTTCTTTGGAATATTATATAAATAATTAATAAAATAAGGAGACATACATATGAAAAGATTATTGACTTTATTTGGTGCAATTACATTAGTAGGTACAAGTACAACAAGTTTAGTTGCTTGTAATACACCACAAGAATATACAAAGAAAGAATTAACAAAACTAAAAGCAGAAAACAAAATAAATATAATAGATGAAACTATTAAATATAACTTAGAATGAATAGCACCACAAGAAAAACCATTTAATAATGTTGATAATAAATATTATTTTGTTGTTTGGCGTGGTGATAAAAATGATAATTTAAGATTAATTAAATTTAAAAATTATGATTTACAACACAATAAAATTTTAGATAAACATAATGAATGTGTACTTGTATTAGAATTTTTATCATCACATTATACAGATTTATTTATTCAAGAAAATAAATTTCCAAATCGCCGTTGATATTGAAAAAATGATAATGGTACATATATAAAATCAATTTATCGTTGAAATTTAGATACACAAGATCCTGAATTAATTTTAGATGAAAATGGTAATATAAAAGTTAACGGAGAATAGAAAAAGATATTTTACATCTCTTTTTATTTTTATCTTGGTTTTATTGAAATTTTAACTGGACTATCTCCTTTATTTCTAATACCTAAAACATTTGGGTTAGAAATATCTAATATAATATCTTTATCATTGCCTATATAACCTCCATCAGAAAATCCAAATAATATTCCTAATTGTGCAAATATTACTTTTTAAAATCTAATTTTTAATTTTATATTATTAGTATAATATGCTTGTGATATGCTTGTGAATATGTTTCTTTAACTTTTCATAATGCACTAGATAAACCAGTTCAAGTACCACTCATACTATCAGACATAGTTTTAGGTGTAGGTGATGTTAAAAAATTAACTGCTGTTGTTAAATACATACCTAACATTTTTTTATCCTCCTTTCTTTCAATTTCTTTTTTCTTTCCTTGAATTTGTTTATTTTTTTGATAAATTGATAAACCAATTCAAGCAAAAATTCCTAATATAATAACAACACTAAATATTGTCGTTAATCAAGTTGGCATATTATATCTCTTCTCTAAAAACTAAAAAATTTGTTGGGACACATGTTTCTTTTAACATTACTTAAGGAAGTAGAAAAGTATAACAGATTTAGTATTTTTAAAATATTTTATTTCTTCTTTTTGGTAGTAGTTGAGAAGGAATTTATTTATTAAAACATTTTAAAAATAAAAAAAATAGTTAAAGTTAAATCGCTAGTAAATTATTTTATTTTTTATTAGTTGTTATTAACATTGGTTTAATTCTAAATTTATTGCAATTGTTTTTATTATTTTTAACATCAGATTTTACTTTTAGTAATAATTATTTGTTAGAATGAAGATTATTGTCACAAAAGATTTTTTATGCTATTACAACAGCTATTAGTATTTTTATTTTATTCTTTATAATAATAACTTATTTATATCAATGAAAAATAATTATTTATTTTAATCGCCAAACATTAAAAAGTATTTTTAGTGAATATGACTTGAATGATAACCAAGTTAAAGTGTCTATTTTTAACAATATTAGTTTGTTTCAGTTTCTAGATAAATATTTAATTTGTAAAACAAATAGTAAATTTTATAATAAAATTACAACTTTTTTAATTGTAAAATTCAAGAAAATAATTATAATTTACAAATTTTACAAATAATAATATTACGATTGAAATATTATTAATCAAAAAAAATTAGTTTTTTTTAAACAAAAAAATAGATTTTTAAAAGTTCTGAAGGTGGTTAGTTTTTGAAAAGAATCTTAAGATTACTTTAATTGTTGTTAAAACCTTTCAAATTCTTTTGACTTTTTATATTTTTTTATCTGGTATTTTTCAATGAAACATCAAAAAATTGATTGTTTATAATTATAATGAAACAAATTATTTATTAAACCAGAATAACATTATTTATATTTTGAGTATACTTACTATTGTTTGCTTTATAATTGAGTTTTTGTTGTAAAGTATTATTTGCTTAATAAATTAGATTAATAAAAATGATAGTGCAATTACAGTTAATTTTTTAAAACTTATAATGTTAATTATTAGTCTTGGGTTATTTAGTTATTTTTTTTAGTAGTTTAAATTATTATGTTCAATATTTAAATTTAAATAATAATAATTTAATTACAAATCCTAGGTTAATTGTTGAGCGATTATTATTTTGATTACAAAAAGATTATATTCTAGGTATGGGACTTTTCTTATTATTTACCTTATTTTTTAGTAGTTTTAGTTTAATCATGGATTACTATACTTTAATTCGAATTACTTTAGGTACAAAAATTGGAAAATAAATTAGCCATTAATATCATTTTAAGCAATTATTTCAAAAAAAATGTACTAAATAATTATTATTTACTATTTAATAATTTAATAGTATAATTACTATATGGGGATGTTCCGGTTTCGACAGGAATGATCTACTAATATTGGCAGTAGTTTAGTAGACTATAATGCTACTAGGTTTGAAGAAACGCAAGCAAAAAACAAAAAGAAGACAAAATTGAAATGCCAGCTTTTATGATGAACAATCAATTAGCAGTATCAATGTTAGCAGCTTAATTCCTCGCTGTTAGAGGATCGCTAGCCGTAATAGTAGTTAATTGTAGATTATTAACTATTATCGTATCTCAAGTCTTAATCTAATAGAAATTCTAATTGATAATGTTAGAATTTTGAAAGTCTTATTATCTAATTATTTAATTAGTTGTCTAATCCTATTATTAAATAATGAAAAAAAGATGATTAGACTAAACTGTAGAAGATATTAGAATGTTATTTGTGGACGCGGGTTCAATTCCCGCCATCTCCACCATTTTTTATTTTTATTAAAAATAAGGTAGAAATTAAAAGAAACTTGTTTTGTCAAAGTACAAGGTTTGTTAAAAGAGGTGGAAGTAAATGAGTAATATTTTAAATATTATTTTTGTATATTTATTATTTATAATTATTTTTTTTATCATTTATATTTTTACATGAGGTTTAGTGCGTAATTCTTTTGCTCGTTTTTCAATTTATTATCAAGTTGTTATTGGTGGTGTTTTTGCAATTTTGGTTATTATTGCCCAAGGATTAATCCCATTTTTTGTGCCACCAAAAACTGGCGAAACCAATACAATGATTGCTATTAATATTTTTTTGCCAATAATAGTTTGTTGAATGATAGGTGTTTTTATTTCTTGCTTTGCCACAATTTTATATACGATTATTATTTTTACTTTTCTTTTTGCAATTTTACCATTTTTAAATAATAATTATTTTTTACCTTTAACAGGTACTCCTAATATTATTATGATTTCAGTACTTTATGTTTTAACCCTTCTAATTGTTTTTGTGAGTTGGTATTTTAAATGAACAAAATGAACTAGATGGTCTTTATTGACATTAACAGGATTCATTACGGCTTCAATTATTGTTTTAGCACAATCAAAAAGAATGGCTATGTCAGAAAACTTTGTAAGTGAATTATATGTTTTAGTGTGAATTACAATGACTTATTTTGCTTATAGTATTTGTGGTATTATTGAATTAATTTATGTTCATGCAATAAAATTACAAAATATTATTGAATATGACCGCAATAGTTATGTTCGTGAGGCTTTAGCACATGATGCTATTTATAATTTAATTCATAAGAATAAGATTCGTCGTGGAATTTATTTTACTTTTATGATTAATAATATTGAAAAACTAGATAAATTTCTAAATAGTAATGTTAAAAATAAAATTATTGATCTTATTTCTCATCAAGTTTTTACACTATGAAAAGAACAAAATGTTTTATTTTTTAAAGCAAGTTTAAATCATTTTGGAATTTTTCTTCCTCTTGATCAAATTGAAAAACCTGATATTAGTAGTATCTTATTACAAAATAAAAGTAAGTTACGATCAGAAACTGATTTGTTAAAACAATTTGAAATTTTATTGCGACAAGTTAATACTACTTTTATTTTAAAAAATTATAAAATAATTGTTAAATTACAAGGATATGCTTCATTATATGGATTACAATCAAATAATTTAAATAAGTTAAAAGAATATAATATTGCAACAGCAGATAATCGGTTAAATCTTGAATATTCAAATCAAATTATTTTTATTGATCCAGAAAATATTAAAGAATTGTCAAACCAAAAACGTAGTATTTTAGTTTTAAATGAACATATTCAGTTAGAAAAAATTGTTAGTTTATATTCTCCAATTATAAATGTAAATGATGGCCTTACATTAGCATATCATTATAGTAGTAATTTAGTTGATGGGGTTGATAGTGATTTAATATTTGGAAAAGATAGTAATACTTTTGGGGGAATTGTAAATGAAACAATGCTAGCTCGTTTTAATGCGGCATTAAATATTAAAAATTTTCATAAATTAGATAATTATTTAGAACAAAAATTATTCATTACTTATCCAGCTAGTTTTATTAGTAGTGATCAGTTTAATTTAAAAAAATTTGCAACAAAATTAATTGAATTAAAAGTAAAACCTGGTAATTTAATTTTAACTTTTGATTTAATGGAAACTGGATTTGATTCTGAAAAGTTTAAAAAAAATTTAAATACAATTAAAAATATTGGTATTGAAGTTGCTGTTAAAAATTTTGGAGCAATTGATACGGAATTAAATAGTTTGTACTATTATGAACCTAATTATGCTTTTTTTTCTCCAACAATTATTCGTGAAATGTTTATTCATTTACATTATCAAAATTTAATTAAAGAATATATTATTTTAGCAGAAAAACTTGATATTATTTTAATTGCACCACAAGTTAATAGTTATTTAGGATATAGTAAATTAAAAGAATTAAAAATTAATTATATGTTTGGTTCATTATTCGGAACTTATGATGAACCACAAAATGAAATTGGTAATGAGATAAAAATAGCTTTATTAAAAAACAGTCGGAAAGGATTTAAAGATGAGACTAAGAAATAAACCTTGAGCAACAGAATATATTATGGAGAATCTTACCTTTGCAATTCAAAATCCAGAATATTATAAGGGACAATGGGGAAAAATGATTTTTAAAAATAATAATCCCTTAAATATTGAAATTGGTTCTGGGAAAGGGGATTTTATTATAGCATTAGCAAAAAAATATCCAAATCAAAATTTTTTAGCAATCGATCGTTATCCATCAGTTTTAGTTTTAGCTTTAAAAAAAATAATTGCTGAAAATTTATCTAATTTAAAAATAATTGTTTTTGATGCTATTTTTTTACTAAAAATTTTTGCACATAAAGAAATTAATAAAATATATTTAAATTTCTCTGATCCTTGACCAAAAGTGCGACATGAAAAACGTCGGCTAACAAATAAAATATATTTAGATTTTTATCAAATTATTTTACAAGATAATGGTGAAATTCATTTTAAAACAGATAATAATCAATTATTTACTTATTCATTAGAATCATTTAAAGAAAATAATTGAAAAATTGTTGATTATACAACAAATTTATATCAGAGTCAGTATGCGGAAAATAATGTTTCAACTGAATATGAACGACGCTTTGTTAAACTTGGAAAAAATATTAATTATTTATATGCCAGGAAATAATTATATTAATTTTATTATTACTGGTTCATAAAAAGAAAGTATGTATTTTTTCACTAGGTAACGAAAATTGATAGCTAATAGGTTCTGTAAAATTTTTATTAATTATTAAATTTTGATAATAATATGTTAAATATTTATCAACTAGTTTAATTTTATTAATTGTGAATTTAATAATAATATCTTTTGTTTCAAAATAAGGAATTAATTCCGCTTTTTTAGGTTTGTTTTAACACTATTAGCATAAGCGCGAATTAATCCGCCAGACCATAATTTAATTCCCACAAAATAACGAATAACTAAACACACAACATTAGTTAAATTGTGATGAAGTAAAATTTCTAAAATTAGTTTGCCAGCAGTATTAGTTGGTTAGCCATCATCACTTTTTCGAATAATATTTTGATTTTTCCCAATAATGTAGACGTAACAGTTATGAGCAGCGTTTGGCTGTTGATTTGTTTTAATAAATTGAAGTGCATCATGTTTGGAAGTAACTTTTTGCAATAAACAAAGGAAGCGTAATTTTTTAATATTTATTTCATTAATAATTAATTTAGTTTCTTTTAGTTCTTGCAAGTTTTTTACCTTCCTTTTTATCTTTATTTTATCTTAATTATATTATCTTTTTTTCTTTTTTTGTTATAATTATTTTACAAAAACCAAAATTAATAATTTACTATAATTAAGATGCAATAGGAGAAAAGGAAATGTGAATAAAATACGCAGTTGGTTGAGGAGAGTTCTTTGATAATGAGATTAAAAAACCGTATTTTAAACAATTGTTAAATAACATTGATAGTGAATACCAAAATAAACTTTGTTACCCTGCAAAAACAGATATTTTTCGTTTGTTTACATTAATTGAGCCTAATGATATTAAAGTTGTTATTATTGGACAAGATCCATATCATGGTCCAGGCCAAGCAAATGGTTTAGCTTTTAGTATTAATGATGGTATTAAAACTCCGCCAAGTTTAGTCAATATTTTTCATGAATTAAAAAAAGACTTAGGTGTTGATCATTATGCTAGCGGTAATTTAGACCATTGAGCTAAAAAAGGTGTTTTTCTATATAATACAATTGGAAGTGTTGCTGCCCAAACGCCCTTAAGTCATAAGGATATTGGTTGAACTAATTTTAGTCAAAATTTAATTATTTATTTAAATGAGATTCGTAATGATATTGTATATGTTTTATGAGGCAATTATGCAAAACAGTATGGTGAATATATTTTGAATAAAATTAATCTTATTAAGGGAGCGCACCCATCACCCTTTAGTTACAATTTATTTAAGGATCAACAATTTTTTGTAAAAATTAACGATTTACTTTTAAAAAATAAAAAAAACATAATTGATTGAAAAATGTAATGTATAATTGATATATGTAAAATATTGACAGGATAAGAGAATTTATTTTATTAATATAGATTGTGGGGATATTATGGGTCTACTAACATCATTTAGTGATATATCAAAAATCTTATATAGTAATAAAATGGCATATATTGCTAGTGGTGTTATTGGTGCTCTTTTTATTATTTATTGTATTTATAGTGGTTTATATTATTTAATTAATCCTAAACGTTATCATGGTATTCGTTTTACAACGAAAAATATTGCGTATATTACAATGTTATCAGCAGTTTCAGCAACAGTTACTATTATTATTTCAATAACATTACCAATTACGGTTTTTCCTCCTGTGCGGATTGCTTTTGAAGGTTTAATGGTTAAAATTAGTGGATTTATTTTTGGACCAATCGTTGGACTTTTATCGGGGGTTGTTACTGATTTAATTGTTATGTTATTTGTTCCTTCTTATCTCCATGTTGCTTATATTATTGTAATTGCTTCATATGGATTTTTATCAGGTTGTGTATCTTCAATTAATCGTGCCGTTGGTAAGCATAAATGAGTTTTATTTATGTTAACAAATATTTTTATTTTGATTTTTGGAACTTTTGCTGAAGTAATGACATGATATTCACCATTTGAAACCGTTACATTATTTGTTGGATTGGAAGTTAGCAAAATTGTTTTAAGTTATATTATTGGTTTTGGTACAGGGGGAACTATTATCATTATATGAATTATTATGTTTGTTTATCGTCATTTTGATAAAACAAAAAAACGTTATTGAAATTTAGTTGCTATTATTATGCTTGCTGTTGTTAATGAATATTGAGTCACCACCTTGATATCCGCCTGAGGGGATATCGCCTTTTTAACAGTGTCACAGAATAAAAATGTTGGAACAGATGGTTATGGGGTAACTATGATTACGCGATTAGCAATGGCACCAATCAAAGTATTATTTAATTCGGCAATTATTTATATTACATATCGGGCTGTTTCCCCATTAATTCATAAAGATACTAATGCAAATTTACAATATTAAAATTTTTAAAAATAATTTTTATTGAAGTTATTTTTATTTATCTCTATATAATGATATTAGAAGTTATAAAATGGAGATGAAAATAATGGAAGTGAATTCACAAATTAAAAAATTGATTGATTTGGAATTAAAACGTCAACAAAATCATGTTGAATTGATTGCATCAGAAAATTATGTTAGTGAGGCAATTTTAGCTATTACAGGCTCAATTTTAACTAATAAGTATGCTGAAGGATATCCATTTCACCGATATTATGGATGATGTGAATATGTTGATCAAGTTGAACAATTAGCAATTGATAAGGCTAAGAAGTTATTTCAAGCTGAACATGCTAATGTTCAACCACATTCAGGTAGTCAAGCAAATGCTGCTGCTTATTATGCTTTGCTACAACCACGTGATACTATTTTAGCAATGGATTTAGCAGCAGGTGGTCACTTAACCCATGGTCATAATGTTAATTTTTCTGGTCGATTATATGATTTTCGTAGTTATCAAGTTGATCCTACAACCGAAATGTTAGATTATAATGAAATTGAAAAAATTGCAATTGAAGTAAAACCAAAATTAATTGTTGCTGGAGCCAGTGCCTATTCACGTGAGATTGATTTTAAAAAGTTCCGTGCAATTGCTGATAAAGTTGGAGCCTTATTAATAGTAGATATGGCTCATATTGCAGGATTAATTGCCGCTGGTTTACATCAATCCCCAATTCCATATGCTGCTGTTGTTACTTCGACAACACATAAAACATTGCGTGGACCTCGTGGGGGTTTAATTTTATCAAAGCAAAAATGAGCAAAAAAAATTAATAGTGCTGTTTTCCCGGGTAATCAAGGTGGACCATTAGAACATGTTATTGCCGCAAAGGCACAATGTTTTTTAGAGGCATTGCAACCAGATTTTAAAACATATCAAGCAGAAATTATTAATAATGCAAAAGTTCTAACAGAAACATTAAAAGCAAATAATCTGCGTTTAGTAGCTGATGGAATAGACAACCACTTATTAATGGTTGATGTTAAAAATAGTTTAGGAATTTCGGGTCAAATGGCGGAAGAAATTCTACAAAAAATTGGTATTATTTGCAACAAAAATATGATT from Spiroplasma kunkelii CR2-3x includes:
- a CDS encoding lipoprotein, which produces MKRLLTLFGAITLVGTSTTSLVACNTPQEYTKKELTKLKAENKINIIDETIKYNLEWIAPQEKPFNNVDNKYYFVVWRGDKNDNLRLIKFKNYDLQHNKILDKHNECVLVLEFLSSHYTDLFIQENKFPNRRWYWKNDNGTYIKSIYRWNLDTQDPELILDENGNIKVNGE
- a CDS encoding EAL domain-containing protein translates to MSNILNIIFVYLLFIIIFFIIYIFTWGLVRNSFARFSIYYQVVIGGVFAILVIIAQGLIPFFVPPKTGETNTMIAINIFLPIIVCWMIGVFISCFATILYTIIIFTFLFAILPFLNNNYFLPLTGTPNIIMISVLYVLTLLIVFVSWYFKWTKWTRWSLLTLTGFITASIIVLAQSKRMAMSENFVSELYVLVWITMTYFAYSICGIIELIYVHAIKLQNIIEYDRNSYVREALAHDAIYNLIHKNKIRRGIYFTFMINNIEKLDKFLNSNVKNKIIDLISHQVFTLWKEQNVLFFKASLNHFGIFLPLDQIEKPDISSILLQNKSKLRSETDLLKQFEILLRQVNTTFILKNYKIIVKLQGYASLYGLQSNNLNKLKEYNIATADNRLNLEYSNQIIFIDPENIKELSNQKRSILVLNEHIQLEKIVSLYSPIINVNDGLTLAYHYSSNLVDGVDSDLIFGKDSNTFGGIVNETMLARFNAALNIKNFHKLDNYLEQKLFITYPASFISSDQFNLKKFATKLIELKVKPGNLILTFDLMETGFDSEKFKKNLNTIKNIGIEVAVKNFGAIDTELNSLYYYEPNYAFFSPTIIREMFIHLHYQNLIKEYIILAEKLDIILIAPQVNSYLGYSKLKELKINYMFGSLFGTYDEPQNEIGNEIKIALLKNSRKGFKDETKK
- the trmB gene encoding tRNA (guanosine(46)-N7)-methyltransferase TrmB, coding for MRLRNKPWATEYIMENLTFAIQNPEYYKGQWGKMIFKNNNPLNIEIGSGKGDFIIALAKKYPNQNFLAIDRYPSVLVLALKKIIAENLSNLKIIVFDAIFLLKIFAHKEINKIYLNFSDPWPKVRHEKRRLTNKIYLDFYQIILQDNGEIHFKTDNNQLFTYSLESFKENNWKIVDYTTNLYQSQYAENNVSTEYERRFVKLGKNINYLYARK
- a CDS encoding uracil-DNA glycosylase, producing the protein MWIKYAVGWGEFFDNEIKKPYFKQLLNNIDSEYQNKLCYPAKTDIFRLFTLIEPNDIKVVIIGQDPYHGPGQANGLAFSINDGIKTPPSLVNIFHELKKDLGVDHYASGNLDHWAKKGVFLYNTIGSVAAQTPLSHKDIGWTNFSQNLIIYLNEIRNDIVYVLWGNYAKQYGEYILNKINLIKGAHPSPFSYNLFKDQQFFVKINDLLLKNKKNIIDWKM
- a CDS encoding serine hydroxymethyltransferase codes for the protein MEVNSQIKKLIDLELKRQQNHVELIASENYVSEAILAITGSILTNKYAEGYPFHRYYGWCEYVDQVEQLAIDKAKKLFQAEHANVQPHSGSQANAAAYYALLQPRDTILAMDLAAGGHLTHGHNVNFSGRLYDFRSYQVDPTTEMLDYNEIEKIAIEVKPKLIVAGASAYSREIDFKKFRAIADKVGALLIVDMAHIAGLIAAGLHQSPIPYAAVVTSTTHKTLRGPRGGLILSKQKWAKKINSAVFPGNQGGPLEHVIAAKAQCFLEALQPDFKTYQAEIINNAKVLTETLKANNLRLVADGIDNHLLMVDVKNSLGISGQMAEEILQKIGIICNKNMIPFDKESSMVTSGIRLGTAAMTTRGFGSKEFKQIGEIIYNALKEPTENNIVKYQEEVKNLLSDFPIYSTWKLQE